In one window of Streptomyces sp. NBC_01224 DNA:
- the mnhG gene encoding monovalent cation/H(+) antiporter subunit G codes for MSLWLQILDTAGAVLVFIGAAICLLGVIGMLRLPDVLSRSHAATKPQTLGMLLVLAGVALRLRSGMDLATLALIGFFQLMTGPVAAHLVARSAYRTGQTGHSELLFDELDEQLTEER; via the coding sequence GTGAGTCTCTGGCTCCAGATCCTCGACACGGCCGGTGCGGTGCTGGTCTTCATCGGTGCGGCCATCTGTCTGCTCGGTGTGATCGGGATGCTACGGCTGCCGGACGTGCTGTCCCGCAGCCATGCCGCCACCAAACCGCAGACGCTCGGCATGCTCCTGGTCCTCGCCGGAGTGGCCCTGCGGCTGCGCAGCGGCATGGATCTCGCCACCCTCGCGCTGATCGGCTTCTTCCAGCTGATGACCGGCCCGGTCGCCGCCCACCTGGTGGCGCGATCCGCCTACCGGACCGGCCAGACCGGCCACAGCGAGCTGCTCTTCGACGAACTGGACGAGCAGCTGACCGAGGAGCGCTGA
- a CDS encoding monovalent cation/H+ antiporter complex subunit F encodes MSVPETVDRVLLTAAVVVITVAGAGLLTRIWRGPSMLDRAISLDVCAALIIAGLGAKSAFARDPFYFPIMLVLAFLGFTGSVGIARFIAARDRPALRRGADGTESSDGQGGSDGREGETR; translated from the coding sequence ATGAGCGTGCCGGAGACCGTCGACCGGGTACTGCTCACCGCGGCCGTCGTCGTGATCACCGTCGCCGGAGCGGGGCTCCTCACCCGGATCTGGCGAGGCCCCTCCATGCTGGACCGGGCCATCTCGCTGGATGTGTGCGCCGCCCTCATCATCGCGGGTCTCGGCGCCAAGTCCGCTTTCGCGCGCGACCCGTTCTACTTCCCGATCATGCTGGTGCTGGCCTTTCTCGGGTTCACGGGGTCGGTCGGCATCGCCCGCTTCATCGCCGCACGCGACCGGCCGGCGCTGCGGCGAGGTGCGGACGGAACCGAAAGCAGCGACGGACAGGGCGGCAGCGACGGACGCGAGGGGGAAACACGGTGA
- a CDS encoding AraC family transcriptional regulator encodes MTRPTDQDTRGIVDFRAGFEHFELTRHLPSPDLAWAVDCYWVVRWDMPDGESYEQRVIPHAAVHLVFEAGAATIEAISPHEFVRRLERRGQVFGVKFRPAGFRPFLRGRVSAVAGQRFAASAVFGAEADATARVLAGADDVNGSTAVVENLLRSLDAQPLPATGPLNAVVGLIVADRSLTRVGDLADRLGMNTRKLQWLFADHVGLSPKWVINRCRIHEAAEAAMRRASIDWAELATELGYSDQSHLVRDFTATVGTSPDQYTRRAARTPTH; translated from the coding sequence GTGACCCGGCCCACCGATCAGGACACCCGCGGCATCGTCGACTTCCGCGCCGGATTCGAGCACTTCGAGCTGACCCGGCACCTGCCCTCACCAGACCTGGCCTGGGCGGTGGACTGCTACTGGGTCGTTCGCTGGGACATGCCGGACGGGGAGTCCTACGAGCAGCGCGTGATCCCGCACGCCGCCGTACATCTGGTGTTCGAGGCCGGTGCCGCCACGATCGAGGCCATTTCGCCGCACGAGTTCGTGCGACGGCTGGAGCGCCGTGGCCAGGTCTTCGGCGTCAAATTCCGGCCGGCGGGATTCCGGCCCTTTCTGCGTGGCCGGGTGTCCGCCGTCGCCGGGCAGCGGTTCGCGGCGTCGGCCGTGTTCGGCGCGGAGGCCGACGCCACGGCGCGTGTGCTGGCTGGGGCGGACGACGTGAACGGGTCGACGGCCGTCGTCGAGAACCTTCTCCGTTCCCTGGACGCACAACCGCTGCCCGCGACCGGGCCGTTGAACGCCGTGGTCGGCCTCATCGTCGCCGACAGGTCGCTGACCAGAGTCGGCGATCTCGCCGATCGGCTGGGAATGAACACGCGCAAGCTGCAATGGCTGTTCGCCGATCATGTGGGCCTCAGCCCCAAGTGGGTCATCAACCGGTGCCGGATCCACGAAGCCGCGGAGGCGGCCATGCGCCGGGCGTCCATCGACTGGGCCGAACTGGCCACCGAACTCGGTTACAGCGACCAGTCCCACCTCGTCCGTGACTTCACCGCCACCGTGGGCACCTCCCCGGACCAGTACACCCGCCGGGCCGCGCGAACCCCGACGCACTGA
- a CDS encoding Na(+)/H(+) antiporter subunit C → MRVSFSLLATASVLCAVGGILMLTRPLTRILLGAVIAGNGINLLVLAASGSAGREPLLYGVPLGQVTDPLPQAIALTAIVITLATTAFLLAMAYRSHQLTGTDEVHDDLEDRRIALRSEVLGERDELRERYRAAPDVTDEERARYREERRRLRARLRADRALQARGRYATGDLWHDVLGADPADYAQQQDHPADADPGATG, encoded by the coding sequence ATGAGGGTCAGCTTCTCGCTCCTGGCCACCGCCTCGGTGCTGTGCGCGGTCGGCGGCATCCTCATGCTCACCCGGCCCCTCACCCGCATCCTGCTCGGCGCGGTGATCGCGGGCAACGGCATCAATCTGCTCGTCCTCGCCGCGAGCGGATCGGCAGGCCGGGAACCACTCCTCTACGGCGTCCCGCTGGGACAGGTCACCGACCCCCTGCCGCAGGCCATCGCACTCACTGCGATCGTCATCACCCTCGCCACCACGGCGTTCCTCCTCGCCATGGCCTACCGCAGCCACCAGCTGACCGGCACGGACGAGGTCCACGACGACCTGGAGGACCGGCGCATCGCGCTGCGCTCCGAGGTACTGGGGGAGCGGGACGAACTGCGTGAGCGGTACCGGGCCGCCCCGGACGTCACGGACGAGGAACGCGCCCGGTACCGCGAGGAGCGCCGCCGCCTGAGGGCCAGGCTGCGCGCCGACCGAGCCCTGCAGGCCCGCGGCCGGTACGCCACCGGAGACCTCTGGCACGACGTACTGGGCGCGGACCCCGCGGACTACGCCCAGCAACAGGACCACCCCGCCGACGCCGACCCAGGAGCCACCGGATGA
- a CDS encoding SdrD B-like domain-containing protein, producing the protein MAPAAYSQADDGSVTVRVIRAVDTSGVWTPALEPGIAGVKVTLTDDAGAGIEGVTVADGTVTLTPAAGGTANGKYRVQVVNPKAGVLFPAFASRQGLDGAPNQLSSNEEFVDLSGGKSVAYTTGLWSPGDYCQKNAPLMTTCQPTTREGGAQRTLVSFPYDARGQDGVDVNVTDIATNADTGTLFGIAWNKADKRVFSSAVAKRTTDYGPGGAGGIYVTDRAQKKTTLFTVVPDAGTTAHGSGPDDAFLAVPGKESLGGIKITDDGKDLFVVNLNNRKLYRYDATAATASAPKAVYAIPDPGCPAAGDWRPFGLGLQDGVGYLGGVCSGESTGKLSDLRAVVMPFDLATGAFRKAVLDQPLDYPRQSTVGSGPCDGAGWFPWTSTYPDSQNGRPCGNSTIAKPEPELGEIAFETDGSMLLAFRDRFGDRAPAGPTPNSAAIVMSGGDLNKACPADGMYVMDTNNGCGLSPRGTRFFDTSWGGHRNTAFAGMTLSKAENTIATSAFDPNHTALGYGTSFLQRDGTQDPKFGLRLNPPGTVAPFGKGASMGDLEVLCDQAPLQIGNRVWYDPERKGIQNPGQRPVVGATVNLYDESGKLVGTTETTARGEYYFDDSNVTGGLKPRTKYTIRLDKPADYAKGGPLHQWVPTEADVGDNHFIDSKGIVPSGAKYPERALTTGGPGENDHTYDFGFRQQEGALRLVKHDQDGKPLAKAKFQLWKETNGSDGLQATGTEPDTPVDKPCLTGTDGICQGAGAPGTYYWQEVSPPEGYAVPDVAVFGPLVLTSDNLDEGVSVTAVNERLPGPTPTPTPTTPAPGKPGSPGAPGAPGVPGAPGHASNSGLASTGMSQAVLLALAGCAALTALGGALVVLMRRRRAQHR; encoded by the coding sequence ATGGCGCCTGCGGCGTACTCGCAGGCGGACGACGGGTCGGTGACGGTCCGGGTGATCCGGGCCGTGGACACCAGCGGCGTGTGGACGCCCGCGCTGGAACCAGGCATCGCGGGCGTCAAGGTGACCCTCACCGACGACGCCGGGGCGGGTATCGAGGGGGTGACGGTGGCCGACGGCACCGTGACTCTGACCCCGGCGGCGGGCGGGACCGCCAACGGCAAGTACCGGGTGCAGGTGGTGAATCCGAAAGCCGGTGTGCTGTTCCCGGCCTTCGCCTCGCGCCAGGGACTGGACGGTGCGCCCAACCAGTTGAGCAGCAACGAGGAGTTCGTCGACCTCTCCGGCGGGAAGAGCGTGGCGTACACCACCGGGCTGTGGAGCCCCGGTGACTACTGCCAGAAGAACGCACCGCTGATGACGACCTGTCAGCCCACCACGCGCGAGGGTGGGGCTCAGCGCACGCTGGTCTCCTTCCCGTACGACGCACGCGGCCAGGACGGCGTCGACGTCAACGTCACGGACATCGCCACCAACGCCGACACCGGCACGCTGTTCGGCATCGCGTGGAACAAGGCAGACAAGCGGGTGTTCTCCTCGGCGGTGGCCAAGCGCACCACGGACTACGGTCCGGGTGGCGCCGGGGGCATCTACGTGACCGATCGCGCGCAGAAGAAGACCACCCTGTTCACCGTCGTCCCGGACGCGGGGACGACGGCGCACGGGTCGGGGCCTGACGATGCCTTCCTTGCCGTACCGGGCAAGGAGAGCCTGGGCGGCATCAAGATCACCGATGACGGCAAGGACCTGTTCGTCGTCAACCTCAACAATCGCAAGCTCTACCGCTACGACGCCACGGCGGCGACCGCTTCGGCGCCGAAGGCCGTCTACGCCATCCCGGACCCGGGCTGTCCGGCGGCCGGGGACTGGCGCCCCTTCGGCCTCGGCCTGCAGGACGGCGTCGGCTACCTCGGCGGCGTGTGCTCCGGCGAGTCCACCGGGAAGCTCTCGGACCTGCGCGCGGTGGTCATGCCCTTCGACCTCGCCACCGGAGCGTTCCGCAAGGCGGTGCTGGACCAACCGCTGGACTACCCGCGTCAGTCCACGGTTGGCAGTGGCCCATGCGACGGCGCGGGCTGGTTCCCGTGGACGAGCACCTACCCGGACTCGCAGAACGGCCGGCCGTGTGGCAACTCCACCATCGCCAAACCCGAACCGGAGTTGGGCGAGATCGCCTTCGAGACAGACGGCTCGATGCTGCTGGCCTTCCGCGACCGCTTCGGCGACCGCGCGCCAGCCGGTCCCACGCCGAACTCCGCCGCCATCGTCATGTCGGGTGGTGACCTGAACAAGGCCTGCCCGGCGGACGGCATGTATGTGATGGACACCAACAACGGCTGCGGGCTCTCCCCCCGGGGCACCCGTTTCTTCGACACCAGCTGGGGTGGTCACCGCAACACGGCGTTCGCCGGCATGACGCTCTCCAAGGCCGAGAACACCATTGCGACCTCCGCTTTCGACCCCAACCACACCGCCCTCGGGTACGGCACGTCGTTCCTCCAGCGCGACGGCACGCAAGACCCGAAGTTCGGCCTGCGCCTCAACCCGCCGGGCACCGTAGCCCCGTTCGGCAAGGGCGCCTCGATGGGCGACCTGGAGGTGCTCTGCGACCAGGCCCCGCTCCAGATCGGCAACCGGGTCTGGTACGACCCCGAGCGCAAGGGCATCCAGAACCCGGGCCAGCGGCCGGTCGTGGGCGCGACCGTCAACCTGTACGACGAGTCGGGGAAGCTCGTGGGCACGACCGAGACGACGGCGCGTGGCGAGTACTACTTCGACGACTCCAATGTCACCGGCGGCCTGAAGCCGAGGACCAAGTACACCATCCGCCTCGACAAACCGGCCGACTACGCCAAGGGCGGCCCGCTCCACCAGTGGGTGCCCACAGAGGCGGATGTCGGCGACAACCACTTCATCGACTCCAAGGGAATCGTCCCGTCCGGCGCGAAGTACCCGGAACGGGCGCTGACCACCGGCGGGCCGGGAGAGAACGACCACACCTACGACTTCGGCTTCCGGCAACAGGAAGGCGCGCTGCGCCTGGTCAAGCACGACCAGGACGGCAAGCCGCTGGCGAAGGCGAAGTTCCAGCTGTGGAAGGAGACGAATGGTTCCGACGGCTTGCAGGCCACCGGGACGGAGCCGGACACGCCGGTCGACAAGCCCTGCCTGACCGGGACCGACGGCATCTGCCAGGGCGCCGGCGCGCCGGGGACGTACTACTGGCAGGAGGTCAGCCCGCCCGAAGGGTACGCCGTACCCGACGTGGCGGTGTTCGGGCCGCTGGTACTGACCTCCGACAACCTCGACGAGGGGGTCTCGGTGACCGCGGTCAACGAGCGGCTGCCCGGCCCCACTCCGACGCCGACACCGACGACGCCGGCGCCGGGCAAACCGGGTTCGCCGGGGGCTCCAGGCGCCCCGGGTGTACCGGGTGCACCGGGCCACGCGTCCAACTCGGGCCTAGCGTCCACCGGCATGAGCCAGGCGGTTCTGCTGGCCCTGGCCGGCTGCGCCGCGCTCACCGCCCTCGGCGGGGCTCTGGTCGTACTGATGCGCAGGCGAAGGGCACAGCACCGCTAG
- a CDS encoding TIGR03086 family metal-binding protein — protein MSEVDLLAGVLSKTGDVIEGVGADQLSLPTPCDDYDVEALVNHIVGWLLVFEAGAQGRPHEADAANHRCGADPAREFRAAAAGVVEGWEKYGFDRQVTVTGGKMPGESVFSMTVMEYLTHGWDLAVATGQPIPYTDQEAAETLARAEATLPPQYRGENMPFGQIVRVDADATAVDRLVAFLGRRPVPSPTR, from the coding sequence ATGAGTGAAGTCGATCTTCTTGCGGGTGTGCTGTCCAAGACCGGCGACGTCATCGAGGGGGTCGGAGCCGACCAGCTGAGCCTTCCGACGCCGTGCGACGACTACGACGTCGAGGCTCTTGTCAATCACATCGTCGGGTGGCTCCTCGTATTCGAGGCCGGCGCCCAGGGCCGGCCCCACGAAGCCGACGCGGCGAACCACAGATGCGGCGCCGACCCCGCCCGCGAGTTCCGCGCCGCCGCGGCCGGCGTCGTCGAGGGCTGGGAGAAGTACGGCTTCGACCGCCAGGTCACCGTCACGGGCGGCAAAATGCCGGGCGAATCGGTGTTCAGCATGACCGTCATGGAGTACCTGACCCATGGCTGGGACCTGGCGGTCGCCACCGGGCAGCCGATCCCCTACACCGACCAGGAAGCGGCAGAGACCCTCGCCCGCGCGGAGGCCACCCTGCCGCCGCAGTACCGGGGCGAGAACATGCCCTTCGGCCAGATCGTTCGCGTCGACGCGGACGCGACGGCCGTGGACCGGCTCGTGGCATTCCTCGGACGCCGGCCGGTGCCGTCCCCGACGCGTTAG
- a CDS encoding Na+/H+ antiporter subunit D, with amino-acid sequence MNALVPLPVLLPLCATGLSLAFGTRLKQVQRLISVAVLSAVLALSLTLMIVADTRGPLSVHLGDFAPPLGITLVADRLSGLMLTVSSAITLCVLVYSLGQGMADRDEVTPVAVFHPAYLILVAGVSCTFLAGDLVNLYVGFEIMLVASFVLLTLGGTGPRVRAGSTYVIISLFSSMLFLTAIAMTYAATGTANFAQLAGRLAELPLGVQTLIQAMLLTVFAIKAAVFPLAAWLPDSYPTAPAPVTAVFAGLLTKVGVYSMLRTETLLFPGNRLGDLLMAAALASMVVGIVGAVAQTDLKRMLSFTLISHIGYMVFGIGLATRDAYGGAIVYVAHHITVQTTLFLVTGLIERRSGTTELTRIGGLAKAAPLLALLFFVPAMNLAGIPPLSGFIGKLGLMRAGVADGGVWAWILVIGSAVTSLLTLYVMAKVWNLAFWRAAPPGQAAYGTVLESDADEDDTDADEGPDHIPGSGDEPVRPRHQPAGRAVAATLHGHAVTTTTKLPRPMTAATAAAVALGLAFTVFAGPLTSYTDRAAAELLARAPYVEAVLGR; translated from the coding sequence ATGAACGCACTCGTCCCCCTGCCGGTGCTGCTGCCGCTCTGCGCCACCGGCCTGAGCCTCGCCTTCGGCACCCGGCTCAAGCAGGTCCAACGCCTCATCAGCGTCGCCGTGCTCAGCGCCGTACTCGCACTCTCCCTCACTCTGATGATCGTCGCCGACACCCGCGGCCCGCTCTCCGTCCACCTCGGCGACTTCGCACCACCGCTCGGCATCACCCTGGTCGCCGACCGGCTGTCCGGGCTGATGCTGACCGTCTCCTCCGCCATCACGCTCTGCGTGCTGGTCTACTCCCTGGGCCAGGGCATGGCCGACCGGGACGAGGTAACACCCGTCGCGGTCTTTCACCCCGCGTATCTGATCCTGGTCGCCGGGGTCTCCTGCACCTTCCTCGCCGGTGACCTCGTGAACCTCTATGTCGGCTTCGAGATCATGTTGGTCGCCAGCTTCGTCCTGCTCACCCTCGGCGGCACCGGACCCCGCGTCCGCGCAGGCTCCACCTACGTGATCATCTCGCTGTTCTCGTCGATGCTGTTCCTCACCGCCATCGCCATGACATACGCGGCGACCGGCACCGCCAACTTCGCCCAGCTGGCCGGACGGCTCGCCGAACTCCCGCTCGGGGTACAGACCCTGATCCAGGCGATGCTGCTCACCGTCTTCGCCATCAAGGCCGCCGTCTTCCCGCTCGCCGCCTGGCTCCCCGACTCGTATCCGACCGCGCCCGCACCCGTCACCGCGGTCTTCGCCGGTCTGCTCACCAAGGTCGGTGTCTACTCCATGCTGCGTACGGAGACCCTGCTATTCCCCGGCAACCGGCTCGGCGATCTGCTGATGGCCGCCGCACTCGCCTCGATGGTCGTCGGCATCGTCGGAGCCGTCGCCCAGACCGACCTGAAGCGGATGCTCTCCTTCACCCTCATCAGCCACATCGGCTACATGGTCTTCGGTATCGGCCTCGCCACCCGGGACGCGTACGGCGGCGCGATCGTCTACGTCGCCCACCACATCACCGTCCAGACCACGCTCTTCCTGGTGACAGGGCTGATCGAACGCCGGAGCGGCACCACCGAACTCACCCGGATCGGCGGACTGGCCAAGGCCGCCCCGCTGCTCGCGCTCCTTTTCTTCGTACCCGCCATGAACCTGGCCGGCATCCCGCCGCTGTCCGGATTCATCGGCAAGCTCGGGCTGATGCGGGCCGGTGTCGCCGACGGCGGCGTCTGGGCGTGGATCCTCGTCATCGGGTCGGCCGTGACCAGCCTCCTCACGCTGTACGTGATGGCCAAGGTCTGGAACCTGGCGTTCTGGCGGGCCGCGCCCCCCGGGCAGGCCGCGTACGGCACCGTCCTGGAGTCCGACGCCGACGAGGACGACACCGACGCCGACGAGGGCCCCGACCACATCCCGGGCAGCGGCGACGAACCTGTCCGCCCCCGCCATCAGCCCGCCGGGCGCGCGGTCGCGGCCACCCTGCACGGACACGCCGTCACCACCACCACGAAACTGCCGCGGCCGATGACCGCGGCCACCGCCGCAGCCGTCGCCCTCGGACTCGCCTTCACCGTTTTCGCCGGACCGCTGACCTCCTACACCGACCGTGCGGCCGCCGAACTCCTCGCACGTGCCCCCTATGTCGAGGCGGTGCTCGGCCGGTGA
- a CDS encoding DUF5994 family protein → MTADERTPGLVLLLADTGDQPVPGSAVLRMETTSSRAGFFDGAWWPRSRDIKSQLPDLIDALTVRLGPIARVGLDASAWDEAPGHLVIGDRRIRIDWSAVDDSTMIVTRGHQDHFSFLVIPPHASASAAHAAMTMAVRDGNCASAEQILDAAGIVAT, encoded by the coding sequence ATGACTGCCGACGAACGTACCCCGGGGCTTGTCCTGCTCCTGGCGGACACCGGTGATCAGCCGGTGCCCGGCAGCGCTGTTCTGCGGATGGAGACGACCTCCAGCCGGGCCGGGTTCTTCGACGGCGCCTGGTGGCCGCGCTCCCGTGACATCAAAAGCCAGTTGCCCGACCTGATCGACGCGCTGACGGTCAGGCTGGGCCCCATCGCGCGGGTCGGCCTCGACGCGAGTGCCTGGGACGAAGCCCCGGGACACCTGGTCATCGGCGACCGCAGGATTCGTATCGACTGGTCCGCAGTCGACGACAGCACAATGATCGTCACCCGCGGCCATCAGGACCACTTCTCGTTCCTGGTGATCCCGCCGCACGCCTCCGCCTCGGCCGCACACGCCGCGATGACCATGGCTGTACGGGACGGTAACTGCGCATCGGCAGAGCAGATTCTCGACGCCGCCGGTATCGTCGCCACGTAG
- a CDS encoding Na+/H+ antiporter subunit E, whose product MKRLIKPSFRNKDLPPFSCEFGGRGRVLDLPLIAWLTLIWVLLWSSPNWANVLTGVLVAVAVCLAFPLPRVDLGLRLHPWGILMLAGYLLYDMYTSGVRVTRQIFVDHPHRAAVIAVPLRCRSDLMLAATAVAVSNVPGGSVVEVRRATATVFLHVLDADRPAALDAARHSVWRLEELTVRAFGTPDEIARVAEPPPPIRHDRGDGA is encoded by the coding sequence GTGAAACGCCTGATCAAGCCGTCCTTCCGGAACAAGGACCTGCCGCCCTTCAGCTGTGAGTTCGGCGGGCGGGGACGTGTGCTCGACCTCCCGCTGATCGCCTGGCTCACCCTCATCTGGGTGCTGCTGTGGTCCAGCCCGAACTGGGCCAACGTACTGACCGGTGTGCTCGTCGCGGTCGCCGTCTGCCTGGCCTTCCCGCTGCCCCGGGTCGACCTCGGGCTCCGTCTGCACCCATGGGGCATCCTGATGCTCGCCGGCTATCTGCTCTACGACATGTACACCTCGGGTGTACGGGTCACCCGGCAGATCTTCGTCGACCATCCGCACCGGGCCGCCGTCATCGCCGTACCGCTGCGCTGCCGCTCCGACCTGATGCTCGCGGCCACCGCCGTCGCCGTGTCGAATGTGCCCGGCGGATCGGTCGTCGAAGTGCGCCGCGCCACGGCCACCGTCTTCCTGCATGTCCTCGACGCGGACAGACCCGCCGCACTCGACGCGGCGCGGCACTCCGTCTGGCGGCTCGAGGAGCTGACGGTACGGGCCTTCGGCACCCCCGACGAGATCGCCCGCGTCGCCGAACCACCGCCACCGATCAGGCACGACAGGGGGGACGGCGCATGA
- a CDS encoding DUF5994 family protein encodes MTAISQYTSAVEDRTPSSLPLRLMLAPAGTSPALVDGAWWPRSRDLTTELPSLTAVLDPLWGRITRVTVNPTFWPVVPRKVRVTGHLVHVGWFKAEQDPHKLLLLSYTTGRWDLLVIPPETGPATAARLMTAATDPLRVLTASGLMREAEFFRIAADADWDSTRELVWDSEGGQGASPRMPAARRAVPEGTAPGGGA; translated from the coding sequence ATGACCGCGATCAGTCAGTACACGTCCGCGGTCGAAGACCGGACCCCTTCTTCGTTGCCGCTCCGACTCATGCTGGCGCCCGCCGGCACCTCTCCGGCTCTGGTCGACGGTGCATGGTGGCCCCGCTCCCGCGACCTGACGACGGAACTTCCGTCGCTGACGGCGGTGCTGGATCCGTTGTGGGGCCGGATCACCCGGGTCACCGTGAACCCCACGTTCTGGCCGGTTGTCCCGCGCAAGGTGCGTGTCACCGGGCATCTGGTCCATGTCGGCTGGTTCAAGGCCGAACAGGACCCCCATAAGCTCCTGCTGCTCTCCTACACGACCGGTCGCTGGGACCTGCTGGTGATCCCGCCGGAAACCGGCCCGGCCACAGCTGCCCGGCTCATGACCGCAGCCACCGACCCCTTGCGGGTTCTCACCGCGAGCGGTCTGATGCGGGAGGCGGAGTTCTTCCGGATCGCGGCCGACGCCGATTGGGACTCGACGCGGGAACTGGTCTGGGACTCCGAGGGTGGCCAGGGCGCATCTCCCCGGATGCCGGCCGCCCGACGAGCCGTTCCCGAGGGAACGGCCCCGGGCGGAGGGGCGTGA